The proteins below are encoded in one region of Brachyspira hampsonii:
- a CDS encoding ABC transporter substrate-binding protein: MKFNNKIYYKFTILILFIILLSCSNSQEEIEQKEIDRGGALIDKIIYEVRTDMTIAIKDVAAGRADLMASGIDGSTYLSLGESDLEKLDTYAVPSGSWSLLFNPVPNKAPYTVTTRDGKTYFNPLAIKEVRFAMNFLIDRKKLVDEILRGAGEPSFTQATPGQPGTYRYNLIPSKMGMTANGNEEKAINDINKAMEKAANLPENRGKLKKENGWWKYNGETVTIKFVIRVDDPTGRLPAGNAISDLIEKTGIKVEKLLYDRNKSTQVVYGSDPKDYEWNIITEAWGAGATRAWWDVTLRQMYVREGNYMPGGNISEFWNYDNKEASRISDKNSNGWFLTADEYWNGNMRLQEIGLEDAVRIYLNSQTQFFVANKERFNRRMLYGVGDGVNDWSIRSADIKPNRNGEKVLRVLQHSAQGSLFISPWDPVGVGGFSDAYSAIMIGPCSDAGATFESPSTAKTEFILGEADTNSLEIGVRAGNNGIPVGTIKVPQNAKMYNPYTQKWEEGLTVKVNENGELVYQKSDNLTAYVKCDFKPRSFKWHHGIESSLVDLMYGSVFIANVITKTNENDKYYDSAMAGRYLSAMDGAVGSIINEDGSFTLYGNYYWPMDMDRQIAVAAVSPKIGNPNRNTVIPFEINEAIMKIVLEGSKSGNVYTISQDQSLTSIDVKNPTCVSDIKEKLIEMRDSEYIPAGIEDFITKEEAVKRYQAAIDFIDKYGHAYISNGPFFISRIDSKANYIELTAFKDYSYTAEYWIERLSTKMSRIEDIEMPAIANRNNDMNIDIYVSSYNYPDNALELPDPNTTVKVLLQLQNGNEREYKAVLENDVFKLTIAKEELASLPRGNYIIVVESYIADETPYIETRSFALQ; the protein is encoded by the coding sequence ATGAAATTTAATAATAAAATTTATTATAAATTTACAATATTAATACTATTTATAATATTATTGTCATGTTCTAATAGTCAGGAAGAAATTGAACAGAAAGAAATAGACAGAGGCGGAGCATTAATAGATAAAATAATATACGAAGTAAGAACAGATATGACAATAGCCATTAAAGATGTAGCGGCCGGAAGAGCAGATTTAATGGCAAGCGGAATAGACGGAAGTACATATTTATCATTAGGTGAAAGTGATTTGGAGAAACTAGATACATATGCAGTTCCTTCAGGCTCTTGGTCTTTGCTTTTTAATCCTGTACCTAATAAAGCCCCGTATACTGTTACTACAAGAGACGGTAAAACTTATTTTAATCCTTTAGCTATAAAAGAAGTAAGATTTGCTATGAATTTTTTGATTGACAGAAAAAAGCTGGTTGATGAAATATTAAGAGGAGCTGGGGAGCCTTCATTTACTCAGGCTACACCGGGACAGCCGGGTACTTACAGATATAATCTTATACCTTCAAAAATGGGTATGACAGCAAATGGTAATGAAGAGAAAGCAATTAATGATATAAATAAAGCTATGGAAAAAGCTGCCAATTTGCCTGAGAATAGAGGAAAGTTAAAAAAAGAAAATGGCTGGTGGAAATATAATGGTGAAACAGTAACTATTAAATTTGTTATAAGAGTTGATGATCCTACAGGAAGACTTCCAGCAGGTAATGCAATATCCGATTTGATAGAAAAAACAGGTATAAAAGTAGAAAAGTTACTGTATGATAGAAATAAATCTACACAGGTAGTATACGGTTCAGACCCAAAAGATTATGAATGGAATATTATAACAGAGGCTTGGGGAGCAGGTGCAACAAGAGCTTGGTGGGATGTTACATTAAGACAGATGTATGTAAGAGAAGGCAACTATATGCCGGGCGGAAATATTTCTGAGTTTTGGAATTATGATAATAAAGAGGCTTCAAGGATAAGCGATAAAAATTCAAACGGATGGTTTTTGACTGCCGATGAATATTGGAATGGTAATATGCGTTTGCAGGAAATAGGGCTTGAAGACGCTGTAAGAATATATTTAAACTCACAGACTCAGTTTTTTGTAGCGAATAAAGAAAGATTCAATAGAAGAATGCTTTATGGAGTAGGAGACGGTGTTAATGATTGGTCTATAAGAAGTGCAGATATAAAACCAAATCGTAATGGCGAAAAAGTATTAAGAGTTCTTCAGCATTCAGCACAAGGTTCATTATTTATAAGTCCTTGGGATCCTGTGGGTGTCGGCGGATTTTCTGATGCTTATTCTGCTATAATGATAGGTCCTTGTTCAGATGCAGGTGCTACTTTTGAATCGCCATCTACTGCTAAAACAGAGTTTATACTTGGAGAGGCTGACACTAATAGTTTAGAGATAGGAGTGAGAGCTGGAAATAATGGAATACCTGTTGGTACTATAAAGGTGCCTCAAAATGCCAAGATGTATAACCCTTATACTCAGAAATGGGAAGAGGGACTTACTGTAAAAGTTAATGAAAATGGTGAATTAGTTTATCAAAAATCTGATAATCTTACTGCTTATGTGAAATGCGATTTTAAACCTAGAAGTTTTAAATGGCATCATGGCATAGAATCTTCTTTAGTTGATTTGATGTACGGAAGTGTATTTATAGCTAATGTTATAACAAAAACTAATGAAAACGATAAATATTATGATTCTGCCATGGCTGGAAGATATCTTTCTGCTATGGACGGAGCTGTTGGAAGTATTATAAATGAAGACGGAAGTTTTACTCTTTATGGAAATTATTATTGGCCTATGGATATGGACAGACAAATTGCTGTTGCAGCAGTTAGTCCTAAAATAGGAAACCCTAATAGAAATACTGTTATTCCTTTTGAGATAAATGAAGCTATAATGAAAATTGTACTTGAAGGATCTAAATCTGGAAATGTTTATACCATATCGCAGGATCAGTCTTTAACTTCTATAGATGTAAAAAATCCTACATGTGTATCGGATATAAAAGAAAAATTAATTGAGATGAGAGACAGTGAATACATACCTGCCGGCATAGAAGATTTTATAACAAAAGAAGAAGCTGTTAAAAGATATCAGGCTGCTATTGACTTTATAGATAAATACGGACATGCATATATATCAAACGGACCTTTCTTTATATCAAGAATAGATTCAAAGGCTAATTATATAGAATTAACTGCTTTTAAAGATTATAGTTATACTGCTGAATATTGGATTGAAAGACTGTCTACTAAAATGAGCAGGATAGAAGATATTGAAATGCCTGCTATAGCAAATAGAAACAATGATATGAATATAGATATTTATGTTTCTTCATACAACTATCCAGATAATGCTTTGGAGCTTCCAGACCCTAATACTACTGTAAAAGTTCTTCTTCAATTGCAAAATGGAAATGAAAGAGAGTATAAGGCTGTTTTGGAAAATGATGTATTTAAATTAACTATAGCTAAAGAAGAATTAGCATCTTTGCCTAGAGGAAATTATATTATTGTAGTAGAGTCCTATATAGCAGACGAAACTCCATATATAGAAACTAGAAGTTTTGCATTACAATAG